From the genome of Fundidesulfovibrio putealis DSM 16056:
ACATGCCTGGCGTCGTCCACCAGGTGCTCGTATTTTATGTTGAGCGAGATGTGGGCGATGGGCCTGCCGATGTCGAAATCCATGAGGTTGATCTCTTCGCGGATGGCCGGGGTGAACTTGCGCACGCAGAGGTCGCGGTCCAGGAAGATCACCCCGATGTTCGTCGAGGAGAGCAGGTTGTTCATGTCGTTGTTTAAGTCGGTCAGCTCGGAAATCTTGGACTGGTACTCGGCGTTGACCGTGATGAGCTCCTCGTTGACGGACTGGAGCTCCTCATTGGTGGACTGGAGCTCCTCGTTGGCCGAGAGCATCTCCTCGTTGGTGGCCTGGAGCTCCTCGTTGGTGGTCTCCACCTCTTCGATGGTGGCATGGAGGTTCTCACGGGTGTATTGCAACTCGTTTTCCAGGTCTCCGATGCGCTGGCGGGCCTTGACGTCCAGGTCAAACGGCTCGCCCGGGCGCACGCCCGCGCACTCTTCCTGCACCTCCTTGAAGACGGCCGCCGCCAGCTTTTCGCCGGAGCGGTCGTCGTGGTAGGGCAGGATGCACAGGTCGATGCGGAAGCCCTCGCTGCCGTCCTTGAGGTGGATGTCCTTGTAGATGGTCTGCTTGTTGTCGCGAAGCGCCTTGTTGATGCCGGTCTCCAGGGCGATGGCCAGGTCCTTTCGGACAAGACTCGAGACGTTCAGGCTGGTCTTGCCGGTGCGCAGCCCCACGAAGCGGGATACGTCTCCCCGGATGTGCATCACCTCGTAGTCCTGGTTGATGATGAGCGTGGGCGGCACGTAGCGGTCCAGCAGATCTTCCAGGATGCCCGAGATGGCACGCTCGAACGGGGACTCCACGCTTGCCGCCCCGGCGCGCCCCAGCATCTTCAGGGGGGACTTCTTGCGCACGGTGGTGATGCTGAAGCCTTCGGCAGGCAGGGGCAGGTGCTTGCCCCGGCAGCGGTAGAGCTTCCACTTGGTGTCGAAGGGCGAGAACAGGTTCGTGAAGGAGCCCACCGTCTCCGAGGAGCCCAGCAGCATGAACCCGCCCTCGTTCAGGGCGAAGTTGAAGAAAGCCATCGCCTTCTGCTGCAACACCGGCTGGAGGTAGATCAGCATATTGCGGCAGGAGAGCAGGTCGATCTTGTTGAACGGGGGGTCCTTGACGATGTTCTGCAGGGCGAAGATGACCATCTCCCGGATGGCCTTGACCACCCGGTACTTGTCGCCGGATTTTATGAAGTAGTTGCGGAAACGCTCCTGGGTGAGGTCCGCGACGATGTTCTCCGGGTACATGCCGTTGGAGGCGAACTCCAGGGCGTCCTTGTCGATGTCCGTGGCGAAGATCTTCACGTCGCGGAAGTCGCCCGTCTCGTCCATGTACTCCCGGAAGAGCATGGCCATGGTGTAGGCCTCCTCGCCCGTGGAGCAGCCGCACACCCAGGCCCGTATCGGCCCGGGCCTGCTCTTGAAGATCTCCGGGAGCGCCTTGCGCTTGATGAGCTCGAAGGCCTCGGGGTCGCGGAAAAAACGGGTGACGCCGATCAACAGGTCCTTGTACAGGACGCTGGTCTCGTCGGGGTTGGCGTAGAGATATTTGACGTAGTCTTCCAGGCTCTCCAGCTGATTGATGGACAGCCTGCGCTCGATGCGCCTGAGCACCGTGGACTGCTTGTAAAAGGTGAAGTCCACGCCGGAATGGCTTTTGAGCAACGTGTAGATGCGCGAAAGCCTGCCTTCCTCGCCCGGTTCCTTGGCCTTGGCTTCGCGCTCGCCCCGGGCGAAGGGGTGGCGTGCGTACTTGAGCAGCTCGCCCGGCATCTGCTCCGGGGGCAGGATGTAGTCGGCCAGGCCCGTGCCGATGGCGTTTCGCGGCATGCCGTCGAACTTGGAGGACGACGGGTCCTGCACCATGATCACGCCGCCCTCTTCCTTGATGGCCCGAAGCCCCCGGCTTCCGTCGGAGCCCGTGCCCGAAAGGATGACGCCTATGGCCCGCTCCGCGTTGTCCTCCGCGAGCGAGTTGAAGAAAATGTCGATGGGAAAGGTCGGCACAGGCCGGTCGGCCTTGTCCGCCAGATGCAGCCGCCCCTGGTGGACGGTCATGATCTTCTTGGGAGGGATCAGGTAGACGTTGTCGGCCTCCAGGGCCATGCCCTCCTCGGCCTGATGCACGATCATCTTGGTGTGGCGAGACAGCAGCTCCACCATGAGCGACTTATGATCCGGGGAAAGATGCTGCACGATGACCAGCGCCATGCCGGAATCCGACGGCATGGCATTGAAGAAGCGCTCGAGGGCCTCGAACCCCCCGGCGGACGCCCCGATGCCCACGACGTATGCCGGCCTGGACGCCTCCGGCTGAAACGGAGCGTCCCCGGCCGTCTCCTGAACCGCCGCTTTCTCGCCCTCGCCTTTCTTTTGCGACTTGGCCATGCGTCTTCATGCTCCTGCCGGGCTCCATGCAACCGGAGCCCCCCACCTAAGATATTGCACGCAACAAGGAATACATCTTCTTTTCATTTTTCGTAATAAACCTCAAGCCGCAATCCCTACCGATTTCATCGGCATAGCGGCGCCACAGCTGAACGGCATACCATCCCCACGGTTTTCTGTCATGGCGTTTTCCGGGATGACATCAGCGCCCGGAGCGGCTATCCACCCTGCATCCCACCCAAGCACCGCTTCCAAGGAGCAACCATGCGCAGCAAACTCATGACCGGCGGGATCGAAAAAGCCCCCCATCGTTCCCTTCTCCACGCCCTGGGCATGACCCGCGAGGAGATGGAGCGCCCCCTCATAGGCATCGTCAACTCCGCCAACGAGGTCGTACCCGGACACATCCACCTGGACACCATCGCCGCCGCCGCCAAGGCGGGCGTACGCGCCGCCGGGGGAACCCCCATGGAGTTCCCGGTGATCGGCGTGTGCGACGGCCTGGCCATGAACCACGCGGGCATGCGCTTCTCCCTGCCCAGCCGGGAGATAATCGCCGACTCCATCGAGATCATGGCCACGGCG
Proteins encoded in this window:
- a CDS encoding chemotaxis protein CheB; protein product: MAKSQKKGEGEKAAVQETAGDAPFQPEASRPAYVVGIGASAGGFEALERFFNAMPSDSGMALVIVQHLSPDHKSLMVELLSRHTKMIVHQAEEGMALEADNVYLIPPKKIMTVHQGRLHLADKADRPVPTFPIDIFFNSLAEDNAERAIGVILSGTGSDGSRGLRAIKEEGGVIMVQDPSSSKFDGMPRNAIGTGLADYILPPEQMPGELLKYARHPFARGEREAKAKEPGEEGRLSRIYTLLKSHSGVDFTFYKQSTVLRRIERRLSINQLESLEDYVKYLYANPDETSVLYKDLLIGVTRFFRDPEAFELIKRKALPEIFKSRPGPIRAWVCGCSTGEEAYTMAMLFREYMDETGDFRDVKIFATDIDKDALEFASNGMYPENIVADLTQERFRNYFIKSGDKYRVVKAIREMVIFALQNIVKDPPFNKIDLLSCRNMLIYLQPVLQQKAMAFFNFALNEGGFMLLGSSETVGSFTNLFSPFDTKWKLYRCRGKHLPLPAEGFSITTVRKKSPLKMLGRAGAASVESPFERAISGILEDLLDRYVPPTLIINQDYEVMHIRGDVSRFVGLRTGKTSLNVSSLVRKDLAIALETGINKALRDNKQTIYKDIHLKDGSEGFRIDLCILPYHDDRSGEKLAAAVFKEVQEECAGVRPGEPFDLDVKARQRIGDLENELQYTRENLHATIEEVETTNEELQATNEEMLSANEELQSTNEELQSVNEELITVNAEYQSKISELTDLNNDMNNLLSSTNIGVIFLDRDLCVRKFTPAIREEINLMDFDIGRPIAHISLNIKYEHLVDDARHVLDHLAPLQREVVSNTGCVLLMRMLPYVTVDNVVKGVVITFVDVTEIKKTEARVRKLSKAVEVSPSMVALTDAKGRVEYVNRSFAQHTGYSPDEIAGQNLSALSSGDMSEAEFKRMWKMVGGGKTWSGQLTSRKKDGSIYVEQASIVPVTDDSGVVANLLKLSEDITRRINDERELLEHRNRLEELVRTRTAEVAKACTSLDAREDVIVTIEADQTVGFANNKACQELGRERKSVEGRNWFDTFVPKEQREQERARFLELLARGGVASGPRAGAVLAKKGRAVALEWTEKALYDDAGLLSGVMLIGSLVK